A region from the Triplophysa rosa linkage group LG4, Trosa_1v2, whole genome shotgun sequence genome encodes:
- the nup133 gene encoding nuclear pore complex protein Nup133: MYSSRGTPGSGRRTTPRTGARKSLSAVQPGLLFSPRRSVARLASSRVQGHAAVDSCYFDVQTFGSSLPVKVMEALTEADVDDPISVKVEESGWAWMVCGERLIVWKVAQTSVAKLSVCKDLQLPSSEFAYSADLISINSSSSLKTAPIQSICALTVSPDGSARFWPNLAHEGAYTELSMDLGGNLCNYVAAVKGGSFIVSSYRGQLLRVIPDSSGKLYQRPVQQGQRILSGIGRRVSSLFGIRGPPSDLTVFSVLWVQESGWLYSLSSCGLSKWEVDENSEQQVLIWSTNQIIEDSIADAIWDSESNYSEIKKGVKVAYLDMQLSNAGLVVLAAAWHPADTPCLAYFCLVTIAETTAPSPDQLTVEVTKYNPPFQNDEELQKTRLILPLASSPAAYLYNEELVFTCSTGAGRGGPPEDKIPFSSPGDRIRGAGVCEGLPVFFSQNSGLVAVIARESASLLPENMEESLCMSVAGPGPEGTPLETPPKIDMVAYEDKTKLLKQAFLQFCRHDLIGAQSMVDSLFPSDCEGGAELDGIVTQIDLDLVDDYPACDPRWAESVPDEGAGFTLTSLILLHQLEDKMKAHRCLMDFLLQTGLLDRLTSMTARLTPMATRLLLCEHAEKLSAAIVLKNHHAKHPELVNAAIVSSLKKSNTEIPANLTPADVFFREVSAISSIFECLLDEEEKALKENPDESVRWAEVVLNVNDIIKDMLQAAAQYREAKASLYRAPESCSPEPEYIPWTASGGVGGVRAAITRQHEMILRAAYPYADAELRNLLSEQLVVLLDSLLSGYVAQLTSLRRAAQQERYNALEHEYTQKRSALLAPLLELGQHQWAAALAEKYCDFDILVQLCERTDNQSRLQHYMVKFADQNFADFLFRWYMEKGKRGKLLSQPIATHQQLSSFLQAHDHLSWLHDIHKQDYQRAHRTLYGQANMETRYFTKKKTLLALSKLTALSSDMPEAVQRRQLNDIVEQERFLLHQETLPKQLLEEKQLNPDTMPLLSPHDLINLYICDENRGANEYDFKKALDLLEYIEEEETVDIEALKREILSRALTKDWKDSWSSSDDNGDPLEAARDSTFVKILQKLILEGVSLQSYLPDVKDLLQQEELECLKLQPYFEFLLKANYEHYTKAQI; this comes from the exons ATGTATTCTTCCCGCGGCACACCGGGCTCAGGTCGCAGAACGACGCCCCGGACCGGCGCGCGGAAGAGTCTGAGCGCGGTTCAGCCCGGACTGCTGTTCTCACCGCGCCGCTCCGTAGCCAG ATTAGCGTCCTCTCGAGTGCAGGGTCATGCGGCTGTGGATTCATGTTATTTTGACGTTCAGACGTTTGGATCGTCTCTGCCCGTCAAAGTCATGGAGGCGCTGACAGAGGCTGACG TGGATGATCCGATCTCCGTGAAGGTTGAGGAGTCAGGTTGGGCGTGGATGGTTTGTGGAGAGAGGCTGATCGTATGGAAGGTGGCTCAGACCTCTGTGGCGAAG CTGTCGGTGTGTAAGGACCTCCAGTTGCCGTCCAGCGAGTTTGCGTACAGTGCTGATCTCATCTCCATAAATTCTTCCAGCTCTTTAAAAACGGCACCAATACAG TCCATCTGTGCGTTGACTGTGTCTCCAGATGGTTCAGCCCGGTTCTGGCCCAATCTGGCTCACGAGGGGGCGTACACTGAGCTGTCTATGGACCTCGGTGGAAACCTGTGCAACTACGTAGCAGCTGTTAAG GGTGGTAGTTTTATCGTGTCGTCGTACCGCGGACAGCTCCTCCGGGTCATTCCGGACTCCTCCGGCAAACTGTACCAGAGGCCCGTCCAGCAGGGTCAGAGAATCCTGTCGGGAATCGGACGCAGAGTTTCCAGCCTGTTCGGCATCCGCGGACCCCCTTCTGACCTCACC GTGTTCAGTGTGTTGTGGGTGCAAGAGTCCGGCTGGCTGTATTCTCTCAGCTCGTGTGGACTCAGTAAGTGGGAGGTGGACGAGAACAGCGAGCAGCAGGTTTTGATCTGGAGCACCAATCAGATCATCGAGGACAGCATCGCCGATGCCATCTGG GACTCCGAAAGTAACTACTCGGAGATCAAGAAAGGAGTAAAAGTCGCTTACTTGGACATGCAGCTCAGCAA CGCAGGATTGGTGGTGCTGGCAGCAGCGTGGCATCCCGCCGACACCCCGTGTCTGGCGTATTTCTGCCTGGTCACCATCGCAGAAACTACAGCCCCCAGCCCGGACCAGCTCACTGTGGAGGTTACCAAATACAACCCGCCGTTCCAG AATGATGAGGAGCTCCAGAAGACTCGGTTGATTCTTCCTCTGGCGTCCAGTCCTGCGGCGTACCTCTATAATGAGGAGCTGGTGTTCACCTGCAGCACCGGAGCTGGGCGCGGAGGTCCTCCAGAGGACAAGATTCCCTTCAGCTCTCCAG GTGACCGTATCCGTGGTGCGGGGGTTTGCGAGGGTCTGCCTGTGTTTTTCTCTCAAAACAGTGGCCTTGTTGCCGTCATCGCAAGAGAGAGTGCGTCCCTCCTACCTGAGAACATGGAGGAATCGCTCTGCATGTCAGTGGCAGGACCTGGACCTGAG GGTACTCCATTAGAGACACCCCCTAAAATTGATATGGTGGCCTATGaggacaaaactaaactgctcAAACAAGCATTCCTGCAGTTCTGTCG CCACGATCTGATTGGTGCTCAGAGTATGGTGGACAGTCTTTTTCCCAGCGATTGTGAGGGAGGTGCTGAACTGGATGGGATTGTGACCCAGATTGACCTGGACCTCGTGGATGACTACCCTGCGTGTGACCCCCGCTGGGCCGAGTCGGTACCCGACG AGGGCGCTGGGTTCACGCTGACCTCCCTCATCCTTCTGCATCAGTTAGAAGATAAGATGAAAGCTCACCGATGCCTCATGGACTTCCTGCTTCAG ACGGGTCTTCTAGACCGCCTCACCTCCATGACAGCACGCTTGACTCCGATGGCGACGCGACTGTTGCTGTGCGAGCACGCTGAGAAGCTTTCGGCCGCCATTGTGCTGAAGAACCATCACGCAAAGCATCCAGAGCTGGTGAACGCGGCCATCGTGTCGTCTCTGAAAAAGAGCAACACGGAAATACCCGCCAACCTCACTCCTGCCGATGTGTTCTTCAGAGag GTGTCTGCGATCTCTTCGATCTTTGAGTGTTTGTTGGATGAGGAGGAAAAGGCTTTGAAAGAGAACCCTGATGAATCCGTGCGGTGGGCTGAAGTTGTGCTCAACGtcaatgacatcatcaaa GATATGCTTCAAGCTGCAGCACAGTACAGAGAGGCTAAAGCATCGCTCTATAGAGCTCCAGAGAGCTGTAGCCCGGAGCCAGAGTACATCCCATGGACAG CCTCAGGTGGAGTGGGCGGAGTTCGGGCGGCGATCACGCGGCAGCATGAGATGATCCTCCGAGCAGCGTATCCTTACGCAGACGCCGAACTGCGCAACTTGCTGAGCGAGCAGCTGGTGGTACTATTGGACTCTCTACTGAGCGGTTACGTGGCTCAGCTGACGTCTCTCCGGCGTGCAGCACAGCAGGAACGCTACAACGCTCTGGAGCACGAGTACACACAGAAACGCTCGGCGCTGCTCGCACCTCTGC TGGAGTTGGGTCAACATCAGTGGGCCGCGGCGCTGGCAGAGAAATATTGCGACTTTGACATATTAGTGCAGCTGTGCGAGCGAACGGACAACCAGAGTCGACTTCAGCACTACATGGTGAAATTTGCCGATCAG AACTTCGCTGACTTCCTGTTCCGCTGGTACATGGAGAAAGGCAAGAGAGGGAAGCTCCTGTCTCAGCCAATAGCAACTCACCAGCAGCTGTCCAGCTTCCTGCAGGCTCACGATCACCTCAGCTGGCTGCATGACATACACAAGCAGGATTATCAGAGA GCTCATCGCACGCTGTACGGTCAGGCCAACATGGAGACCAGATACTTCACTAAGAAGAAGACGCTGCTGGCCCTCAGTAAACTCACGGCTCTCTCGTCAGACATGCCTGAAGCCGTGCAGCGCAGACAGCTCAACG ataTAGTCGAGCAGGAGAGATTTCTGCTTCATCAGGAGACTCTGCCTAAACAACTGCTGGAAGAGAAACAACTAAATCCAGACACAATGCCTCTGCTGAGCCCTCACGACCTCATTAAT CTGTATATCTGTGATGAGAACCGTGGGGCCAATGAGTACGACTTCAAGAAAGCTCTTGATCTGCTGGAGTACATTGAGGAG GAGGAAACTGTTGATATTGAAGCCCTTAAGCGAGAGATCCTCAGTAGGGCCTTGACGAAAGATTGGAAAGATAG TTGGTCATCGTCTGATGATAATGGTGACCCGTTGGAAGCAGCCAGAGACAGCACTTTTGTTAAGATCCTGCAGAAACTCATTCTGGAAG GTGTTTCTCTGCAGTCGTACCTACCGGACGTGAAGGATCTTCTACAGCAAGAAGAACTGGAGTGTCTTAAATTACAGCCGTACTTTGAGTTCCTCCTGAAAGCCAATTATGAGCACTACACTAAAGCTCAGatatga